In Paenibacillus protaetiae, the genomic stretch CCGGCTAAAGCTTCAGCTCCGTAAGGCGCATTCGTCCCTGCCGAACCGTCCTGTGCTGCGGACAGCCCATCCGGACTTGTTTCGTCATAAGCAGACAAGCCTGCCCGGTTCCCGTATTGGTTAATGAACTGTTTTAGCTTGTTTTCCAGCTCCTGCATATTGGCAACCTTCGTTTTCATTTCCTCCGCTTGGGCGGACAAAAGGGCAATTTGCTGCTGCAATGCCTGTATCGTTTCATCTTTGCCGGTAATGGCGTTGGCATAGCCGGCAGACTGGCTATCCAGTTCATCTTCTAGCGCCTGTGCTTCGTATGCCGCTTTTATTTGCAGCCCCGCAACGCAGCCCGAAACAGCAAGAATAGCCGCCGCAGGCGCTGCGACAACCGATTTTCTGGAAACGCGGAACTGTTTAACGGACTGCTCGGCGCCGCGTATGACCATAAACGACCATTTAGGCTTCCGTGCTCGCTTCAAAACGTCTCTCCTTCCGGCCGGGGAGATTTAAGAACGTTCTCAATGACATTTATTCTCGAATCCTATAAAACATGCCACAAAAAAGGAGAGATTGCTGTCAAATAGGGACGTATATCCTAGCTGCCGCGCGTGCAAACTAGTGGTTGGAACGCACAGGATAGAGGTGCAACAAGTGGAATTATGGCTGTTTATCGTTTGTTTGGCCTTGTTATTTTATATCGTTCAATTAGTTGTTATTTTGTTATCGGAACGGATGAATGCGAATAAAGCGGCTGCCTGGATATTTATTTCGATGATCCTTCCGGTGGCGGGATTCGCCGCTTATTGGATAGCGGAACGGGACTTCAAGAGGCATAAGCGGCTGCGGAGCCTGGAATTGAGCAGGCTGCAGGAAGCTAAAGCCATATCCGACTGCGTAAGCAGTGCCGGGGAGCTTAACAAGCAGTGGAGAAAGAGGGCAGCGGAAGGCGAACGGCTGATGGCGGCGTTGTCTGCGATTTCACAACGGGCTGTTACGCGGCGCAACCGGGTAGAAGTGCTCACTAACGGAGAATCGCTGTTTGCTTCCCTGCTGGCCAATTTGAAGCGGGCGGAGCATCATATCCATATGGACTACTATACGATCCGGAATGACGGGATCGGCTCGAAGGTGCTCGATGTGTTGACGGAACGGGCCGGGGCAGGCGTTGAAGTCCGTGTGTTATATGATGGGGTCGGAAGCTGGAAGCTGGGAGATGATTTTTTGATACGGCTGCAGGCGTCAGGAGGAAGAACTGCTTGTTTTTCCCCGCCGCGAAGCGCCATGGCTGCCAGGCAGCTCAATTACCGCAATCATAGCAAAATCGTGGTTATAGACGGCCGGATCGGTTATGTCGGCGGAATGAATATTGGCGACGAATATTTGGGTCGCAACCCGAAATTAGGTTTTTGGAGGGATACCCAGCTTCGGCTGGAAGGCGATTCGGTCTATTTTTTGCAGGAGCTGTTCATGAAGCATTGGGCTTATGCAGCTGGTGAAAGCCTGCCCTTTGACCAGTATACGGCGCCTCATTCAGACCCGAACCTTAGTGAAGACGGCGAGAATGTGCTTATTGTAGCAAGCGGACCGGACAGCCGCAAAGAGCCGATTATGGAAACGGTATTTGCCGCCGTTAATTCGGCGCGCAGCCGCATTTATATGACGACGCCTTATTTTATCCCGGATTCCGCTTTGATGACCGCGTTCATGAGTGCAGCCAGAGCCGGCGTCGACGTCCGGCTTATTATACCCGGGATTGCCGACACGCAGCTCGTGTTGTGGGGAACTTTATCTTATATGGAGCCGCTTCTTGCCGCAGGCGTCAAAGTGTACCGTTACGGCAAAGGGTTTATTCATGCCAAAGTGCTTATCATTGACGACCTGCTGGCTGCCGTCGGAACCGCTAATATGGATATGCGCAGCTTGCATAACAATTTTGAGCAAAATGCGATTTTATTTGACGAACGTACTTTGCAGCGGCTGGTTCATGATTTTCAGCAGGACTTGAAGGACAGCCGCCAAGTGGATCCGGACCGCTTTGCGAATCGCTCGCGGCTGGAAAAGGCGAAAGAAGCGTGCGGCCATCTGCTTTCGCCTTTGCTGTAGACCGCACCATGTTACGGGCGTTTGTTGATGAAGCTGATAATCGTCCCTACATTTTGCGGAGGCAGCGATCCGGCTAGCAGATCGCCTTTCTCAAGCAGGCGCTGTTCGATGTTCAGCAGATGAAATTGTTTAGGGGTGCAGCCCCGGCGCACTTCATCCCAAGTCAGCGGTGTAGATACTGGAGCGCCTTCCCGGGCGCGGGGCGTATAAGGAGCTGCAATGGATTTGCCGCGATAATGCTGGAGATAATCGACATAGATCAGGTCGCCGCGGTTTTTGACAAACCGTTCGACTGTAAACAGCCGCGGATGCGCTTTGGATAAATATTCGCCGATAAATTGCCCGGCGGCACGCAGCTGTTCGAACGTCAGCTGCCGGTTGAGCGGCACGATAATTTGCACGCCGGTGGCTCCGGATGTTTTGGGAATGGATTTGATGTGCAAAGATTCCAGCAGTTCGCCGACAATGGAAGCAGCTTCCATGATCCGGGGTTCTTCATCCCTGAACGGGTCCAGATCCAGCACCCACTCGGACGGATAATCCGGATTGTCGGTCTGCTCGAATGAAATATGGAATTCCAGAGAAGCCCGATTGCCAAGCCACATCAGCGCAGCCAGCGAATTTAAATGCACATAGTCGATGCCTTCGTTGGCCATAGTGTGAACGTAGTCCGGCCGGGGCTGCGGGCAGCTTTTCTGGTAAAATGATTTGCCGGTTATGCCGTCCGGATAACGGATGGTTGTCAAGTAGCGGTTCGCGCAGTGGCGGAGCAAATAGGGCGACAGGGCGGCAAGCTTTTGCACATACAGCAGCTTGGTGATGCCTTCTTTCGGCCAAAGCAGCTTATCGGGGTTGGATAATGCGATTTCGACGCCGCCGACAGCCAGCGTTGCTGTTGGCCGTTTTGCTGCTGCGCTCATAATGCGGCACCTGAAGAACCAAACGATACGAGCTTCGGATGGCGGAGCAGACCGTTGGAGGTTATTTCAAGCCCGGTAACCCGGCAGGGCATTGGAGCAGGCAGCCAAATGACCCGCTCGCCTTTTAACTCGGCGGGCAGGTTATCGAAGGGCATCGGCCATTGCTGTCCGCTGTCTGCCATTTGGGCGATTGCCCCATCCAGCGCTTGAAGCATGGCGCCGTTTAAGCCAAGCGAGACCGAGCCGGCAAACAGCCCGTCCAAACGCATGACCAGGCTGGCTGCACGCCCGTCCCGCTGTTTAATGCCGACAATATCCACATCGAGAATAACCGCTGTTTTTTTCTTTAGCCAATCGCGGTGTTTTTTGCCGCTCCGATAAATGCTTGTCCGCCTTTTGCTGACGACACCTTCCCAATGCTGTTCTTCTACCCAGTTCCATAATGCTTGCCCGTCTGCGTAACAAGCGGCAACGAACAGGCGGTTATCTGAAACAGGCGCTACCTTGCCCAGCAGCCGGCTGTACCGCTGCTCGAAAGGGAGGTCGCGCAGATCAGTCCCGCCGTCGAGCAATAAATCGAACAGCACATAACGGATACCCGGCGGGACCGGGGTGGTTTCCGCTTCAGGCGTAAGCGCAGCAGTCGGAGAATTGTTCCTGCCGGAGTTTGCATGATCAGGCCGGGTATCGTCATCTGGCTCTACCGGGCAGGCTGAATGGCTGCCGGAACCGCTCCTTTCCCGCTGCAGCACCTTCTGAAAGCTTGGCCGCTCGCCATCCCAATAAATAACTTCGCCGTCCAGCAGGCATGGGCCAAGCGCATCGAATTTATCCTTCAACAGCTGTTCCACTTCCGGATATACGCTGTTTTTCAGCAGCAGCTTGCGCGACCACAGCTTAATGGTTCCGGCTTCATCCAGCTGTGCAAGCATGCGCACGCCATCCCATTTTAATTGAAATGTCCATTCCTCTCCCGCAGGCAGGCACGGATCGGTAACAGGAGCCATCGGCTCGAATTCCATTAGGAAACGGTCTCCTTCTTCGGTTTTGTTGTGCGCGGCTTGCGGGGTTTCGGTGTTTTTGCCCCGTCGGCTGCTGCCTTCACTTTGTCCGCCGCACCGGTATCCAGTCCGCCGCCTGCAGGGGCAGGGGCTACTTTGGAAGTCTCGAGGCTGGCTTGCAGCGCAGCCATCAGGTCGATGACATTCGCCTGCTCCTGCTCCGGCGCTACCCGGATTTCCTCGCCGGCAATTTTGCTGTTTATCATCTCCATCAGATTGACCCGGTAATCGTCTGTATATTTGGTTGGCTCAAACGGCGTGGACAGCTGCTCAATCAGCAGTTTCGCCATCGTCAGCTCCTTGTCATTGACGTTTACCGCTTCCGGCAAACCGGGAACCTGGCTGACCGGACGGATTTCATCCGGGTAAAAAATCGTCTCCATTGCCAGGCAGTTGCCCATAACACGGATGGCAGCGAGGCTGCTCTTGGAGCGTATTGATATTTTGGCGATGCCGATTTTGCCGGATTCCAGCATAGCCTGCATAAGCAAATTATAAGCATTGCCCCCGGCTTGATCGGGCGACAAGTAATACGTTTTTTGAAAATAAATCGGGTCGATTTCCTTCAAATCCACAAAGTCGATAATTTGCAGCATACGCGATTTTTCGCCGGCCAGCTGCTCCAGCTCGTCCTTTTCAAACACA encodes the following:
- the cls gene encoding cardiolipin synthase is translated as MELWLFIVCLALLFYIVQLVVILLSERMNANKAAAWIFISMILPVAGFAAYWIAERDFKRHKRLRSLELSRLQEAKAISDCVSSAGELNKQWRKRAAEGERLMAALSAISQRAVTRRNRVEVLTNGESLFASLLANLKRAEHHIHMDYYTIRNDGIGSKVLDVLTERAGAGVEVRVLYDGVGSWKLGDDFLIRLQASGGRTACFSPPRSAMAARQLNYRNHSKIVVIDGRIGYVGGMNIGDEYLGRNPKLGFWRDTQLRLEGDSVYFLQELFMKHWAYAAGESLPFDQYTAPHSDPNLSEDGENVLIVASGPDSRKEPIMETVFAAVNSARSRIYMTTPYFIPDSALMTAFMSAARAGVDVRLIIPGIADTQLVLWGTLSYMEPLLAAGVKVYRYGKGFIHAKVLIIDDLLAAVGTANMDMRSLHNNFEQNAILFDERTLQRLVHDFQQDLKDSRQVDPDRFANRSRLEKAKEACGHLLSPLL
- the ligD gene encoding non-homologous end-joining DNA ligase: MSAAAKRPTATLAVGGVEIALSNPDKLLWPKEGITKLLYVQKLAALSPYLLRHCANRYLTTIRYPDGITGKSFYQKSCPQPRPDYVHTMANEGIDYVHLNSLAALMWLGNRASLEFHISFEQTDNPDYPSEWVLDLDPFRDEEPRIMEAASIVGELLESLHIKSIPKTSGATGVQIIVPLNRQLTFEQLRAAGQFIGEYLSKAHPRLFTVERFVKNRGDLIYVDYLQHYRGKSIAAPYTPRAREGAPVSTPLTWDEVRRGCTPKQFHLLNIEQRLLEKGDLLAGSLPPQNVGTIISFINKRP
- a CDS encoding DNA ligase, with the protein product MEFEPMAPVTDPCLPAGEEWTFQLKWDGVRMLAQLDEAGTIKLWSRKLLLKNSVYPEVEQLLKDKFDALGPCLLDGEVIYWDGERPSFQKVLQRERSGSGSHSACPVEPDDDTRPDHANSGRNNSPTAALTPEAETTPVPPGIRYVLFDLLLDGGTDLRDLPFEQRYSRLLGKVAPVSDNRLFVAACYADGQALWNWVEEQHWEGVVSKRRTSIYRSGKKHRDWLKKKTAVILDVDIVGIKQRDGRAASLVMRLDGLFAGSVSLGLNGAMLQALDGAIAQMADSGQQWPMPFDNLPAELKGERVIWLPAPMPCRVTGLEITSNGLLRHPKLVSFGSSGAAL
- a CDS encoding Ku protein, with amino-acid sequence MHTVWKGAISFGLVHVPVKMFSATEDKDISLRMLHRPCGSPISYVKRCPSCDTEAEWDDIVKGYEYDKGRFVVFEKDELEQLAGEKSRMLQIIDFVDLKEIDPIYFQKTYYLSPDQAGGNAYNLLMQAMLESGKIGIAKISIRSKSSLAAIRVMGNCLAMETIFYPDEIRPVSQVPGLPEAVNVNDKELTMAKLLIEQLSTPFEPTKYTDDYRVNLMEMINSKIAGEEIRVAPEQEQANVIDLMAALQASLETSKVAPAPAGGGLDTGAADKVKAAADGAKTPKPRKPRTTKPKKETVS